GCCCGTGATGCCCGCCTCCACCGACGCCTGCAACTTGCGGTAGACATTCTGGCGCTCCATGTGGTGGCCGAGGTGGGCGGCCACGCCGTCGAGCACCTGGCGCACCTCCGGGGAGATGGTGCGCCAGCGGTCGGACGACGTGAAGGCGACGACGGCCGTCACCACACCATCGACCTTCACCGGAGCGGCGACGAAACTCTTGATCTTCAGGTCGGCCAGCGAGGGCTCGGCGTACCTGCTGTGCTCGTAGTCCGACGACCACACGGTGGCCTGCTCGCGGACCACGGCCTCGACGACGCGGTTGGAGGGCAACGTGAGGGTCCGGCGGCCCTGCGCCGGGTGGCGGTCGGACCGTTCGTGGTACGTGACGACCAGGGGGTCGGCCACCGGGATGTACAGCCACGTCCGGAAGTCGGCCAGATCGGCGGCCTTGCGCAGACCCAGGTCGAGGATGGCGTCCAGCGTCGCCAGCGACTGCAGGAAGTGCGGAAACGACGCCAGGCCGACGTAGGGGTCGTCGCGCTGGGCGGAACGCGCCGCGTAGTGCCCGGCCTTCTGCCCATACATGCCCTCGTCGGCCAGGACGAGCGCCCGCTCCAGCGGCTCACTGGCCAGCATGCTGACCGTGCCGACGGCGTAGGCGGGGAGGGCCGGGTCCGGGCGCGGCACGGTCAGGGCGGCGGGCGCAAGGAGCGCCTGGAGGTCGACGTCACCGGGCACCAGCACCACGAACTCGTCGCCTCCCCAGCGGCTGAGCTGGGCACCCGCCGGGAGGTGCTGGCGCAGCGTGGCGGCGATGTGCTGCAGGTACGTGTCCCCCTCGCTGTGGCCCCCGCGGTCGTTGACGGCCTTGAGGTCGTTGACGTCGATCATGGCGACCGACACCCGCTCCGTGAGCCGCAGCTCGAGATAGCGGCGGGTCAGGCCGCGCCGGTTCAGCGTGCCGGTCAGGGGATCGGTCTCGTGCAGATGCCGTTCGTGTTGTAGCCGGCGCAGACCGTCCGCGTTGCCGCCGATGGCCACCCACAGCAGGGTCAGGGCGGCGCACGCAGTGAACACCAGTTCGATCTGGCCAAAGTGCGGCACCTGATACGCCATCGTGATTCCGCGCAGGAACAGCAGATCGGCGAGCATGCCCATGCTGATGGACAGCCCCACCGCCATCTGCGCGCGGAACCCGTTGGCGAGGCTGATCGTCCACAGCGTGCACAGCACCACGCCGGCACCGCCCGCCATGCTCAGGAGACCGGGCATTGACGGATGCCAGTGCGCCAGGGGATCGGCACGCACCAGAAAGACGATGCCCAGGAGGGTCAGCGCGTATCCCGTGAAGGTCACCACCAGCGTCGGCCAGTTGTACGGTTTGGAACCGCCGGTGGAGGCGTGGAGGGTCACAGTGCCCGGAGCATAGTCACCACGCTCTCGCAGCGCCCTGACAGGACCGTGGAGGATGTGCCGCGGCCTGACGTGTCTGGCGACGGGCGTGTCGGGGAGGCGGGTCAGCGTCACCGGGTCGAGCAGAGGCAACGCACTTCGGCGGTCCGTGAAAACTGCCAGCCAGTACGGGTCTGTGGGGTGCGCGGTTTATGCCACACGGCCGGGCACGTTCCGGCGCTGGTCCCGGACCTCGCCGTCAAGGGCAGGGGTGAGAGGCAGTTCGGTGCGGCGTACGGCCTGACCGGTAACCGGGAGCAGGACTCCAGCAGTGGCGCGGCGCCCTGCACGTTGGCAAAAGCCTACGTCCAGGTGACGGCGCCGGCTGCGGACATCTCGAGGTGTGTGGAGGTCCTGCCGAACCGCGTGACGGTTTTGACCCTCAGGTCGCTGGAGGGGATGGTCTGGCTGGCGTCCACGCCCCTACCGTGCGGAGTGGTGGGGCAGCCGCCCGGCGCGAGTCCAGCGAGTACGCTGCCCGCAGCCCGCGGAATCGTCGACACCGCGCTCTCAAGCTCCGGCCCTGTCTGGACCGTGGCACGACGCGCAGCCACGCTCACGACTCCAGGTAACCGGGCACCAGAAGGCGCGGATCGGTGCCTGGGCCGGGGGCCGGGTGGCGCCTGAGGGCGCTGAGCACAGCGGGCGAGTTGCTCGTCAGGCCATCCACGCCCAGCGCCAGCAGGTGCGCCGCGACGGGCGGATGGTCCACCGTCCACGCGAGCACCATCACGCCCAGCGCGTGCGCCGCCTCGACCATCGCCGCGTCCACGGTGCGCCAGTACACGGTCACGGCGTCCAACGACCCGAGGCGCCGCAGGGTGACGCCGAACGACGCGTACGCGGCCGCGTCCGGCGTCAGCGAGACGGGCAGGTCCGGGCGGCGCGCCTTGAGGGCCAGCAGCGTGTCCACGTACCCGCCGCATACCAGCGCGTCGTGCACGTCCAGCGTGTCCAGTGTCGCGATCAGCGGGGCGTACAGGTCCGGCGCCTTGAGGTCGATCATCACGCCGGATCTTCCGCGCGCTTCCTCCAGGGCCTGTGGCAGGGTCATGAGCGTGCCGTCCGGCGTGGGCAGCGCGAGCAGATCGGCCAGCGGGTGCGCGGCGATGGCGAACGCGCCGGCCGGCGTGACGATGTGCTCGTCGTGCCACAGCAGCAGTTCGCCGTCACGCGTGACGTGCACGTCGAGTTCCACATAGTCCGGACGGACCGCCAGCGCGGCGCGCAGCGCCTCGGCCGTGTTCGGCCCGGCCGCCCACGCCGCCCCCCCGTGAGCGGTCCGCAGGACGCCCGCCGCGCGGCGCTCCAGCAGGGCCCCGTTCGTGCTGCGCCAGCGCGTCACGCGCCCACCCCCATGACCGGGGCCGCGTCGCCCAGCAGCGCACCGTCGCGGTAGGTCAGGGCGCGGCGCACGCGCACGGCGGTCATATCCGGCGCCTCGCCGCGCGCGAGTTGCACGGTCAGGGGCACCTCACCGGCGGCACCGGGCAGCGTCAGGCGGCCGCGCACCTCGCGCACCGGGCCGAGGTCGAGCACGTGCTCCGCGCGGAAGGGCGCGCCCACGGCGCCGAAGTGCAGGTCCTCGGGACGCACGGCGAGTTCCGCGCCGTCCGGGACGTCGAGGCCCAGCAGCGGGCCGGCGCTGGCCGGCAGAAAGTTCATGCGGCCGATGAACTCCGCCACGAAGCGCGTCGCGGGGCGCGCGTACAGCGTGCCGGGATCGTCGAGCTGCTGGAGCACGCCCTGATCCATCACCGCGATCCGGTCCGAGACCGCCAGCGCTTCCTCCTGGTCATGCGTGACGAACACGGTGGTGATGCCCAGGTTCCGCTGGATCGCGCGGATCTCGTCGCGCAGCGTGACGCGCAGCCGGGCGTCCAGGCTGGAGAGCGGCTCGTCGAGCAGCAGCACCTGGGGTTCCAGAACCAGCGCGCGGGCCAGCGCCACGCGCTGCTGCTGCCCGCCCGACAGCTGCGCGGGACTGCGGCGCTCCATCCCCGGCAGGCCGACCAGTTCCAGCGCCCGCTGCACCTTCTGCACGATCTGCGCCGGCGGCAGGCGCCGCAGTTTGAGCCCGAAGGCGACGTTGTGGAACACGTTCATGTGCGGCCACAGGGTGTAGCGCTGGAAGACCATCGCGGTCGGCCGCGCCTCCGGGCCGAGGCGCACGACCGAGTGCCCGGCGATGCGGACATCCCCGGCATCGGGCGTCAGAAAGCCGGCCAGCAGGCGCAGGGTGGTGGTCTTGCCGCAGCCCGACGGGCCGAGCAGGCACACCAGTTCTCCGCTGTGGATGCTGAGGTTCAGCGCCGACACGGCGGGGCGCCCGGCATAGACCTTGCTCACGTGGTCAAAATCGATCTCGGACATTCAGCCTCCCTTGAAGCCGGCGGCGAGGTAGCCGGACAGCAGGTACCGGCGGGCGAGCAGCAGCAGGATCACGGACGGCGCGGCCAGCAGGACGCTGAATACCGCCCCGACCGGTTCCGGGTAGCTGGACACCAGCGAGTACATCTGCACCGGCAGCGTGGTGATCTCCGGTGTGCCGATGATCAGGGTCGCCTGCGCCTCGTCGAGCGAGCCCAGGAAGGTCAGGATCAGGGCCACGATGATGCCCGGCAGCGCCACCGGCAGCGTCACGCTGAAGAACACCCGCAGGGGGCTGGCGCCCACGTCGCGCGCAGCCTCCTCGAGTTCGCGCGGCACGGCGGCAAAGGCGGCAGCGGGAATCCAGACCATCGTGACCAGCGAGTTCACCAGCTGCACGAACACCACGCCCCAGAACGTGCCGATCAGGTTCAGGCGGAAGAACAGCGCCGCGATGGCGATGTACAGGCCCAGTTTCGGGAAGGCGTTCGACGCGAGCAGCGACACGTAGAACAGGCGCTTGAGCGGGAAGTCGAAGCGCGCGAAGGCGTACGCGGCCGGCAGGCATACCACCGCCGAGAGCAGCGTGACGGTCGGCGCGGTCGTGAAGCTCCAGTACGCGGCCTTGCCGACATCGGCGTTCGTGAACACCCACTGCCACCAGCGCAGCCCGAACTCCTGTGGCAGCAGGCCCGGGTACAGCCACCGCTGCGTGACGGCCCACAGCAGCAGCGTCCAGATCGGCAGCAGCAGGAAAGCCCCGAAGGCCAGGATCAGGATACGGACCACGGCCCGGCGCAGGGCGGGCACGCCCAGGAACCACCCGGCGCCGGTGGGGGCAGCGGGCGTGACGGCGCGGCTCACGCGGCCCGCCGGTTCTGCCGCAGCGTCGCGGCCACGTACAGGTAACCCACCACCGCGCACACTGCGAAGCTGAACACGGCCAGCGCCACGGCCAGCTGCGGCTGCCGGAAGGAACCGAAGTTCAGCTGCATGCTCACGCCCAGCATGTTCGGCGCGGTGGGACCCAGCAGGTACGGCACAGTGAAACTCCCGAAGATTCCGATGAACGAGAAGGTCAGCACGATCAGCAGAGGCACGACGTTCAGCGGCAGCACCAGCCGCGTGAGGATCGTCCAGAACGGCGCGCCCTGGTCACGGGCCGCGTCGATCTGCTCCTCTGGAATGCCGTCCAGGCCGCTGGAGAGCATCAGCACCGCGAAGGGGATGCCGACCCAGACCTGCCCCAGCACGATCCCCCACGCCTGCCGGATCGGCGAGGTGTAGCCGATGCTGACCCTTGCCAGCATGGCCTCGAACAGCCCGTTGTCGCCGTAGAAGGTGGTGAGGGCGTACGCCGCGATGATGGTGGGAATGAACATGGGCAGCAGATACAGAGTGCGCACGAGTTCGGTGCTGCGGCCCCGGTGGAAGCGGCCGTACAGCGCCAGCGCGTACGCGAGCGCACTCAGCAGCAGCGTGGCCGTGACGCTCACGAACAGCGTCAGGCGCAGGTCCCGCGCGAAGGCCGCGTTGGCGAAGAGTTTCCCGAACACCGCCAGCGTCGGGTGGTCGCTGCGGATCAGGTCGAGCCCGGTCGTGTAGTTGACATTTCCCGCGGGCACCAGGCCCAGGGAAAACCTCAGGGCGTCGACGGCCGGCCACAGCACCAGCAGCGTCAGCACGAGCAGCGGCGGAAGCACGAAGAGAAGCCCCAGCAGGGACTTCCCGTTCGTGTGCCTTGAGAACTGACCGAGCACCTTACTTCTGGGGCTGCGGAGTGCCGGCGACGCGCTCGTACCACATGCGGGTCATGTCCGCGTTGAACTTGCTGGAAAAGCCGAAGGAGTAGTCGCCGGCCATGTCTCCGAACTTGTCCTGCACCGCGGCCGGCATGTACTTGAGCTGCACGCCGGGGTAGCCGTTCATCTTGTTCGCCACGACCGCCTGCACGTCCGGCGTGAGCAGCCAGTTCAGGAAGGTGTACGCGGCGGCCTTGTTGGCGCTGTCGGCGGCCACGCCGATGTACGCGGCACCGCCCGACAGCGGCGGGTCGATCTGCGTGAGCTTGATGTTCGCGGGCAGCAGGCCCTGCGCGAGGTAGCTCAGGCCCATGTCGGACCACACCGGGCCCATGCTGATGGCGCCCTTGCCGAGCAGTTGCAGCGTACCGACGTTGTTCTGCGAGTACTGGCCGTTCTGGTACAGGTTGGGGGCGAGCTTTTTCAGGGTCGTGAAGCCCTGCTCCCAGTACTTTTCCTTGCTGGCGTCGTAGTCCGTCTCGAAGGTGCCGGCCTCGGCCGCCGGGATGCCGAGCTTCAGGATGCGCGTGACCAGCGCGTTGCCGCTGCCGCCGGTGTCCGGCGCGTTGTACGTGAACTGGCCGGGGTTCTTGCCGATCCACTCGATCAGGGCGCTGAGGGTCTTGGGCGGGTTCTTGACCTTGGTGGAGTCGTACGCCAGCACCACCGAGCTCGCGCGGTACGGAACGCCGTACGAGCCGGCGCGCGCCACGACGTTGGGGCTCACGCGGGCGAGCAGCGGCACCTTCTGCGCGCTCAGCTTGTCGAGCAGGCCCTTTTGCGCCGCGTCCTCGACGGGGCCTTCCAGGATGTCCACGCCGCTGACCTTGCCGGCCTGTTTGGCGGCGGCCATGCGGTCGAGGGTGGACTGCGAGTTGGCGCCGTGCGCGCTGAAGACCAGGTTCACCCGGATGCCCGGGTTGGCCTTCTGGAACATGGGAATCAGGTCCTTCTCCCACAGGTCCTTGACGTTCACGTCGCCCTCGGAGTACAGGTTCAGCGTGGTCGGGGCTTGCGCCGAGGCGACGGTCGAGCCCGTGCCCAGCAGGAGGAGTCCGCACAGCAGAGTGGCTTTCATGGCGCCCTGAACGTAGGCCGGGTGTGTGACGGGCGGGTCTGCGCGTGGTCATCACCCTGTCAGTCGGCTGACCGCCCTGCCCTACCCTCGTGTCATGGAATGGCACCGCTCCGCGTTCACCCTCGTCCCGACCGACACCAAGACGCACCGCCGCATTCCGGTGGACCTCCCGGCCGGCGCCGGAGCGCTGCGCGTCACGCTGACCTTCACGCCGTGGACGCTCGGCGACCTCAAGAACCTCGTGACCCTCAGCATCACCGGACCGCGCGGCTTCCGCGGCGCTGGGCACCGGCACGGCAACGCGGTGGAGGTCCTGATCGCGGCGGACCACGCCACGCCCGGGTACGTGCCCGGCGAGATCGAGGCCGGGACGTGGACGGTGGGCGTGCATACGCACCTGGCGCTGACGGCCCTGGACGCGGAGGTCGTGGTCGAGACCCTCCCCTCCCCTGCCCCGCTCCCGCACACGGCCGACACCCCCCTGCCGGCCCTGCCGCCGCTCCAGGCTGGCGAGTGGATGATGGGTGACCTGCACTGTCACACCACGCACTCGGACGGCCGCTGGTCGGCCCGGGACCTGGCGGCGGCGGCCCTCGCGCGCGGCCTGCGGTTCCTGGCGCTGACCGACCACAACACCGTCAGCGGGCGCGGCGAGCTGGCCCGGAACTACCCCGGCGTCCTGCTGCCTGGCCTGGAACTCACCACGTATTACGGGCACGGGGTCATCATCGGCCACCCGGAGTACGCCGACTGGACCGCCTACACCCAGCAGTCCGGCATGCGCCCCCTGTCGGACACGCTGTGGGCGGACGCGGGCGCGTACGTGACCATCGCCCACCCCTTCGCGCCGGGCGATCCCTTCTGCACCGGGTGCAACTGGACGTACTTCGACCTGCGGCCCGGCGACGCCACACACCTGGAGGTCTGGAACGGGCAGCGGTCCGGCACCCACAACGCCCTCGCGCTGGAGCACTGGTACGGGCTGGTCGCGGCGGGGCGGCGGGTCGTCGCCACTGCGGGCACCGACAACCACGGCCCCACGTACCGCCCGGACCACGGCCTGACCTGCACGCCCGCCACCGCCGATCCTGCCCGGCTGGCCGCGCAGCTCGCCGCCGGCGAGACCTACCTGTCCACCGACGCGGCCCTGAAGCCCTCGCTGCGCGCGGGCGGACACGACATCCGGCTGGGCGGCACCTTTCCCGGCGGGCCGCTCGACGTGCGCCTGGAATGGACGCGGCCTGTCACCGGAACGCTGGTGTGGGTGATCGACGGCCGGCGTGAAGAGGAACCGGTTCGCGGCCTGGAACCCATCGAACGCACGGTGGACGTGCGCCGCTGGCTGAACGTCGAGGTCCGCTCGCCGGACGGCGCGCTGCACACCCTGAGCAACCCGGTGTACGCGGGCGGGTGACCTTCGGCGCAGCGGCGTCTCAGACGCACTCCAGACACGCTCACCGTGGCCGGTCTGCTTGAGCCGTGAGGACAGGTGGCCTTGTGGGTGGCTGGCCGGCCGCCCACCATGGTCACGTGAGCCGGCATCCCGCCCTGTCCGTGCGCGCCCAGGTCATGGACGTGCCTGGCCTCCGCGCCCGGCTGGTGCTCACCGCCGTGTGGAGCGCTGTGGGCCTGGGAGCGACGGTGGGCGCCTATGTCGTGCTGGCGCGCGTCATCGCCGGTACGCTGCTGCACGGCATCCCGGGCGTCAGCGTGCCGGACGCGGGCTGGCCGGACCTGGGCTGGATCGCCGCGCTGCTGGGCCTGCGCGCAGTGGCGTCCGCCGCGCGGGAGCGGCTGGGCGTCCGGCTGGCCGCGCGGGCGCTGCGCACGTGGCGAGGTCGGCTCACGTCCCGGGCGCTGGACCTCGGCCCGGTCGCCCTGGCTGACCTGCACGGCGCCGACCTCGCCACCCTGGACTCGGAGCTGGGCCCGCGCCTGACGCCGTATTACGCCCGGTACCTGCCGGGCGCGCTGCATGCCGGTCTGGCATTCGCGGTGACGCTGGGCGCGGCCCTGTGGCTGGACCCCTCGACGGCGCTGCTCCTGCTGGTGACGGGGCCGCTCGCCCTTGGCTTCCTGGTCCTGGTGGGGCTGGCCACGAACGCGGCGAGCGCGCAGCAGTGGCACGCGCACACCCGGCTGTCCGCGCGGCTGCTCACGCTCACGCGCGCCCTGCCGACCCTGCACGCCTACGGAGCGGTGGCGCCCTACCGGGCTGTGCTGAGCGACTCGGCACTCCGGCACCGCGAAGCGACCATGCGGGTGCTCAGAATCGCCTTCCTGAACGGCTTCGTGCTGGACTTCGCCGCGACGATGGCCACGGCGCTGGTCGCGGTGTGGATCGGCGTGCGGCTGTTCGCCGGCGAGGCGGCGCTCGCCCCGACGCTTGCGGCGCTGATGCTGGTGCCGGAGTTTTTCGGACCTTTGCGGCAGCTCGGCGCGGACCGGCACGCGGCGCTGGACGCCCAGCCCCTGCTCGCGCAGCTCGGGGCGCTGCTGGCCCGGCCGCTGGCCCCGACCGGCGCGGTTCGCGTGCCGCCCGGCGTCCCGGAAATCCGCCTGCACGCGGCGCACGCCCGGCTGACGACGCCGATGGCGCCGCTGAGCGTGACGGTGGCACCCGGCGCGCTGGTGGCGCTGCGCGGACCGTCCGGAAGCGGCAAGACGACCCTCCTGCATGCCCTGCACAAGCACGTGCCACACGATGGCGTGATCGAGGTGGGCGGCGTACCGCTGGACGCGCTCGACCGGACGGCGTGGCAGGCGCGGGTGGCCTTCGTGCCGCAACACCCACGGCTGATGGCCACGACGCTGCGCGAGAACCTGCGCGCGGCGCAGCCCGACGCGGACGACGCGGCGCTGGGACGGGCGCTGGCGGCTGTGGGCCTGGCACGGTTGCCCGCGCAGCTGCCGCTGGGGCTGGACACGCCCCTCGGGGAGGGGGGGACCGGACTGTCGGGCGGCGAGACGGCCCGCGTGGCCCTGGCGCGGGCGCTGCTGGCGGGCGCGGACGTGATCTTGCTCGACGAGGTGACCGCCCACCTCGACGCGGACAGCGAGGCGGCCGTGCTGGAGGTCGTCCGGCGAGCGTTTGCCGGCCGCAGCGTGCTGATGGCCACGCACCGCGCGGTGCCGGCCGGCTGGCGTGAAGCGCGCCTGGAGGCCGGCGCGTGACGGGCGCCGCGCTGCTGGGCCTGCTCGCCGCGCTCGCCGGGGTGGGGCTGGCGTTCAGCTCCGGCCTGCTGATCTCACGCGCGGCGTTGCGGCCGGAGGATTTCCTGAGCCTCACGCTGCTGGTCACGACCGTCCGGGCGCTGGGGCTGGGCCGCGCCGCGCTGCGGTATGCAGAGCGCGTGGTCGGGCACGCCGAGGCCCTGCGCGGCGCCCAGCGGCTGCGGCTCGCGCTGTTCGACACCGTGGCCCGCTTCGGCCGGGACCTGCTCGCCTTCGAGCGCAGCGGAGACGTGCTCGCGCGCTCCGGCGCGGACGTGGACGCCCGGATGTTCCATGCCCTGCGCGTCACCCTGCCGCTGTGGGCGCTGGTCGCCGTCGTGGTGATGGTCGTGGCGGTCCTCCTGCACCTCGATCCCCTCCTGGCCGGACTGGCCGGCGTGCCGCTGGTCGTGGCAGCCGTCCCGACATGGCTCGCCCGCGCCCACGTCGCGGCGCTGGCCCGGGAGGAGAGCGACGTGACCCGGCGCCACGCGTCCGCGCTCCTCGACGCGCTGGCGTCTAGCAGTGACGGAGCGGGCCGGGTATATGCGCCCGCACTCGGCGTCATGACGGCCACCCTGGAGGACCTGAGCCTGCGGCTGGGCGCCGTGGCTTGGCGCGTCACGCTGCTGCGGGAACTCGCGTTCGGGGTGGCCGTGTGCGGCGTGCTGTGGCGCGGCGCGACCCTGGTCGCCGGCGGCGAGGTGCCCGGCCCGCTGCTCGCGGCCGTCACGCTCGGCACGGCCGCCGCCTTCGACGCCCTGACGCCGCTCGCGGCCGTGCCCGCAGCGAGCGCCCTCGACCGCCGGGCACGTGAACGGGCCGCCATGCTGGATGCGGTACAGCCCGCCGTCCGGGCGCCGGCCATGCCGGTTCCCGTGCGCGGCGGCCCGCTGGCCCTGGTGGACGTCTCCGTGGTCCGGGCCGGTCGGACGGTCGTGCAGGGCGCGACAGTGACCCTGCATCCCGGCGACCGCGTGTCCCTGAGCGGCCCGAGCGGCGGCGGCAAGACCACGCTGGCGCGCCTCCTCACCCGGGACGTCGATCCGGATGGAGGGCGGGTGACGCTGGGCGGTGTGGACCTCCGGGACCTCGACCCGGACGCGGTCCGCGCGCGCATCAGCGTGCATGAGCAGGACGCGCCGCTGCTGGACGGCACGCTGCGCGAGAACGTGCTGCTCGGCGACCACCACGCCCCGGACGCCCGGCTTCGCACACTGCTGGACGCGCTCGACCTGGGGCACCTGCCGCTGGACGTCTGGGTCG
This is a stretch of genomic DNA from Deinococcus metalli. It encodes these proteins:
- a CDS encoding HD domain-containing phosphohydrolase, with amino-acid sequence MTLHASTGGSKPYNWPTLVVTFTGYALTLLGIVFLVRADPLAHWHPSMPGLLSMAGGAGVVLCTLWTISLANGFRAQMAVGLSISMGMLADLLFLRGITMAYQVPHFGQIELVFTACAALTLLWVAIGGNADGLRRLQHERHLHETDPLTGTLNRRGLTRRYLELRLTERVSVAMIDVNDLKAVNDRGGHSEGDTYLQHIAATLRQHLPAGAQLSRWGGDEFVVLVPGDVDLQALLAPAALTVPRPDPALPAYAVGTVSMLASEPLERALVLADEGMYGQKAGHYAARSAQRDDPYVGLASFPHFLQSLATLDAILDLGLRKAADLADFRTWLYIPVADPLVVTYHERSDRHPAQGRRTLTLPSNRVVEAVVREQATVWSSDYEHSRYAEPSLADLKIKSFVAAPVKVDGVVTAVVAFTSSDRWRTISPEVRQVLDGVAAHLGHHMERQNVYRKLQASVEAGITGMGVLLEMRDMETAGHTRRVVDLALALGRAAGLDDDALNALRMGAYLHDIGKLAIPDAVLLKPGPLDAAEWALMQTHARVGADMAARVPSLPQAALDVVLSHHERWDGGGYPHGLSGEGIPLLARIFGLCDVYDALTHARPYKEAWSVDRAWRELETQAGRQFDPHLTALFLRLVAAPERLKVG
- a CDS encoding glycerophosphodiester phosphodiesterase codes for the protein MTRWRSTNGALLERRAAGVLRTAHGGAAWAAGPNTAEALRAALAVRPDYVELDVHVTRDGELLLWHDEHIVTPAGAFAIAAHPLADLLALPTPDGTLMTLPQALEEARGRSGVMIDLKAPDLYAPLIATLDTLDVHDALVCGGYVDTLLALKARRPDLPVSLTPDAAAYASFGVTLRRLGSLDAVTVYWRTVDAAMVEAAHALGVMVLAWTVDHPPVAAHLLALGVDGLTSNSPAVLSALRRHPAPGPGTDPRLLVPGYLES
- a CDS encoding ABC transporter ATP-binding protein; this encodes MSEIDFDHVSKVYAGRPAVSALNLSIHSGELVCLLGPSGCGKTTTLRLLAGFLTPDAGDVRIAGHSVVRLGPEARPTAMVFQRYTLWPHMNVFHNVAFGLKLRRLPPAQIVQKVQRALELVGLPGMERRSPAQLSGGQQQRVALARALVLEPQVLLLDEPLSSLDARLRVTLRDEIRAIQRNLGITTVFVTHDQEEALAVSDRIAVMDQGVLQQLDDPGTLYARPATRFVAEFIGRMNFLPASAGPLLGLDVPDGAELAVRPEDLHFGAVGAPFRAEHVLDLGPVREVRGRLTLPGAAGEVPLTVQLARGEAPDMTAVRVRRALTYRDGALLGDAAPVMGVGA
- a CDS encoding ABC transporter permease; the protein is MSRAVTPAAPTGAGWFLGVPALRRAVVRILILAFGAFLLLPIWTLLLWAVTQRWLYPGLLPQEFGLRWWQWVFTNADVGKAAYWSFTTAPTVTLLSAVVCLPAAYAFARFDFPLKRLFYVSLLASNAFPKLGLYIAIAALFFRLNLIGTFWGVVFVQLVNSLVTMVWIPAAAFAAVPRELEEAARDVGASPLRVFFSVTLPVALPGIIVALILTFLGSLDEAQATLIIGTPEITTLPVQMYSLVSSYPEPVGAVFSVLLAAPSVILLLLARRYLLSGYLAAGFKGG
- a CDS encoding ABC transporter permease, with the protein product MLPPLLVLTLLVLWPAVDALRFSLGLVPAGNVNYTTGLDLIRSDHPTLAVFGKLFANAAFARDLRLTLFVSVTATLLLSALAYALALYGRFHRGRSTELVRTLYLLPMFIPTIIAAYALTTFYGDNGLFEAMLARVSIGYTSPIRQAWGIVLGQVWVGIPFAVLMLSSGLDGIPEEQIDAARDQGAPFWTILTRLVLPLNVVPLLIVLTFSFIGIFGSFTVPYLLGPTAPNMLGVSMQLNFGSFRQPQLAVALAVFSFAVCAVVGYLYVAATLRQNRRAA
- a CDS encoding extracellular solute-binding protein produces the protein MKATLLCGLLLLGTGSTVASAQAPTTLNLYSEGDVNVKDLWEKDLIPMFQKANPGIRVNLVFSAHGANSQSTLDRMAAAKQAGKVSGVDILEGPVEDAAQKGLLDKLSAQKVPLLARVSPNVVARAGSYGVPYRASSVVLAYDSTKVKNPPKTLSALIEWIGKNPGQFTYNAPDTGGSGNALVTRILKLGIPAAEAGTFETDYDASKEKYWEQGFTTLKKLAPNLYQNGQYSQNNVGTLQLLGKGAISMGPVWSDMGLSYLAQGLLPANIKLTQIDPPLSGGAAYIGVAADSANKAAAYTFLNWLLTPDVQAVVANKMNGYPGVQLKYMPAAVQDKFGDMAGDYSFGFSSKFNADMTRMWYERVAGTPQPQK
- a CDS encoding CehA/McbA family metallohydrolase, with the translated sequence MEWHRSAFTLVPTDTKTHRRIPVDLPAGAGALRVTLTFTPWTLGDLKNLVTLSITGPRGFRGAGHRHGNAVEVLIAADHATPGYVPGEIEAGTWTVGVHTHLALTALDAEVVVETLPSPAPLPHTADTPLPALPPLQAGEWMMGDLHCHTTHSDGRWSARDLAAAALARGLRFLALTDHNTVSGRGELARNYPGVLLPGLELTTYYGHGVIIGHPEYADWTAYTQQSGMRPLSDTLWADAGAYVTIAHPFAPGDPFCTGCNWTYFDLRPGDATHLEVWNGQRSGTHNALALEHWYGLVAAGRRVVATAGTDNHGPTYRPDHGLTCTPATADPARLAAQLAAGETYLSTDAALKPSLRAGGHDIRLGGTFPGGPLDVRLEWTRPVTGTLVWVIDGRREEEPVRGLEPIERTVDVRRWLNVEVRSPDGALHTLSNPVYAGG
- a CDS encoding ATP-binding cassette domain-containing protein, with amino-acid sequence MSRHPALSVRAQVMDVPGLRARLVLTAVWSAVGLGATVGAYVVLARVIAGTLLHGIPGVSVPDAGWPDLGWIAALLGLRAVASAARERLGVRLAARALRTWRGRLTSRALDLGPVALADLHGADLATLDSELGPRLTPYYARYLPGALHAGLAFAVTLGAALWLDPSTALLLLVTGPLALGFLVLVGLATNAASAQQWHAHTRLSARLLTLTRALPTLHAYGAVAPYRAVLSDSALRHREATMRVLRIAFLNGFVLDFAATMATALVAVWIGVRLFAGEAALAPTLAALMLVPEFFGPLRQLGADRHAALDAQPLLAQLGALLARPLAPTGAVRVPPGVPEIRLHAAHARLTTPMAPLSVTVAPGALVALRGPSGSGKTTLLHALHKHVPHDGVIEVGGVPLDALDRTAWQARVAFVPQHPRLMATTLRENLRAAQPDADDAALGRALAAVGLARLPAQLPLGLDTPLGEGGTGLSGGETARVALARALLAGADVILLDEVTAHLDADSEAAVLEVVRRAFAGRSVLMATHRAVPAGWREARLEAGA
- a CDS encoding amino acid ABC transporter ATP-binding/permease protein; this translates as MTGAALLGLLAALAGVGLAFSSGLLISRAALRPEDFLSLTLLVTTVRALGLGRAALRYAERVVGHAEALRGAQRLRLALFDTVARFGRDLLAFERSGDVLARSGADVDARMFHALRVTLPLWALVAVVVMVVAVLLHLDPLLAGLAGVPLVVAAVPTWLARAHVAALAREESDVTRRHASALLDALASSSDGAGRVYAPALGVMTATLEDLSLRLGAVAWRVTLLRELAFGVAVCGVLWRGATLVAGGEVPGPLLAAVTLGTAAAFDALTPLAAVPAASALDRRARERAAMLDAVQPAVRAPAMPVPVRGGPLALVDVSVVRAGRTVVQGATVTLHPGDRVSLSGPSGGGKTTLARLLTRDVDPDGGRVTLGGVDLRDLDPDAVRARISVHEQDAPLLDGTLRENVLLGDHHAPDARLRTLLDALDLGHLPLDVWVGEGGTRLSGGERARVSVARALLRPSEVLILDEPTAHLDGTTETRVLDVIRRELGGRTLLLITHREAPLGLVMRHLTLRGGQLTAGAAGTRTAI